Proteins from one Rosa chinensis cultivar Old Blush chromosome 7, RchiOBHm-V2, whole genome shotgun sequence genomic window:
- the LOC112176062 gene encoding disease resistance protein RPM1, whose amino-acid sequence MAESVVTFLVGKVKSLLEGEVNLLSGIQAQVKDMVNELERIQAFLRVADAREDGDPQLKVWVKQVREVAHEMEDALDKFRLSYSNDPLRGFRTSLKKLTCIIKKWKVCHEIAADIEGLNSKVRSLRERRDAYNLVGEADSTSSRRIGQRHFGQGDALLLEAADLVAIREPKKQLIELLMKHEPGRQVLSVVGMGGLGKTTLVKQVYEDPKVKKHFKVHAWITVSQSVNMNQLLRLMIHNIFQVIHKPPEEEVDSMDNNQLRERIKKLLQQSRYLIVLDDLWHIDAWDVINHSIPNNKLGSRVMLTTRNHAVAHASCLGKQGMIYLLEPLSVEESRSLLYKKTFQADSCPPNLKSICDCILSKCGGLPLAIVAIGAVLAAKDKRIVDEWTAICTSIGAEIQENDHLDNMKKLLYLSFSDLPYQLKSCFLYLSIFPDLYRIERMRLIRLWLAEGFLIEMEGKTPEEVAESYLKELWDRSLIQAAETATDGRVKSYRIHNVLREIVISKSKEQNFAAMEKEKDIVWPEKVRRLSIVNSVQNVQTKRTPSTLRSLLIFGVEGSLSDFSIPKLFPIGLQLLTVLDLQGAHIEVFPKEVVKLVLLRFLSLRSSKVKQIPTSIKKLRYLQTLDLKHSHVVELPAEILNLKQLRHLLVYRYEVESYARFNSKYGVKVPAGICGLENLQKLCKIEANQDNGALMADLERLTQLRRLGILKLREEDGLALCLSIQKMKNLRALSVSSGEKEGTIDLSHISCAPEFLQRLYLTGRLENLPHWISSLQNLVRLFLKWSRLKEDPVVHLQRLPNLVHLELLQVYDGESLHFEAGGFPNLKLLGIDKLEELQLVKIDKGAMPCLEKLIIQRCKLLKKVPYGIEFLTSLKLLEFFDMPDELIMPLHPDDGEDHWRVAHVPAVYYSYWKGGGWDVYSLVNDGEGFHHGTSAIRRLEPNILWKV is encoded by the coding sequence ATGGCAGAAAGTGTAGTGACCTTTTTAGTTGGCAAGGTCAAGTCACTACTGGAAGGAGAGGTGAACCTATTGTCAGGGATCCAAGCACAGGTCAAGGACATGGTTAATGAATTAGAGCGCATTCAGGCGTTCTTAAGGGTTGCTGATGCAAGGGAAGACGGTGACCCTCAACTCAAAGTGTGGGTCAAACAAGTCAGAGAAGTGGCTCATGAGATGGAAGATGCCCTGGATAAATTCAGGCTTTCCTATTCCAATGACCCCCTGCGTGGCTTTCGTACTTCACTTAAGAAGCTTACTTGCATCAtaaagaaatggaaagtttGCCATGAAATTGCTGCTGATATTGAAGGGCTAAACTCCAAAGTCAGAAGCCTCAGAGAGAGACGTGACGCATACAATCTTGTTGGCGAAGCTGACTCCACCTCTTCTCGTCGGATTGGGCAACGTCACTTTGGTCAAGGGGATGCCCTCTTACTGGAAGCAGCTGATCTTGTGGCAATCAGGGAGCCTAAAAAACAGCTGATCGAGTTGCTTATGAAGCATGAGCCAGGACGCCAGGTGTTATCAGTGGTTGGGATGGGAGGATTGGGGAAAACTACCTTGGTTAAGCAAGTGTATGAGGATCCCAAGGTTAAGAAACACTTTAAGGTTCACGCCTGGATCACTGTTTCTCAGTCAGTCAATATGAACCAGCTCCTAAGACTCATGATTCATAACATCTTCCAAGTTATTCATAAACCAcctgaggaagaggttgatagCATGGACAACAACCAGCTACGTGAGAGAATCAAAAAATTGCTGCAGCAAAGTAGGTACCtgattgttcttgatgattTATGGCACATAGATGCTTGGGATGTGATAAATCATTCAATCCCCAATAACAAACTTGGTAGTCGAGTAATGCTCACTACTCGTAATCATGCAGTAGCACATGCCTCTTGCTTGGGGAAGCAAGGTATGATCTACCTTTTAGAGCCCTTATCTGTAGAAGAGTCTCGGTCTCTTTTATACAAGAAGACATTTCAGGCAGACTCATGCCCGCCAAACTTGAAGAGCATTTGTGACTGCATCTTAAGCAAATGTGGAGGACTGCCCCTAGCAATTGTAGCAATTGGCGCTGTTCTAGCTGCAAAAGACAAGAGGATTGTAGATGAATGGACTGCTATTTGTACAAGTATTGGTGCCGAGATTCAGGAAAATGATCATCTTGACAATATGAAGAAATTACTGTATCTCAGTTTCAGTGATTTACCTTACCAGCTGAAATCGTGTTTCTTGTATTTGAGCATCTTTCCTGATCTCTACAGAATTGAGCGTATGAGATTAATTCGGTTATGGTTAGCTGAAGGATTTCTGATCGAAATGGAAGGAAAGACACCAGAAGAAGTTGCAGAGAGTTACCTTAAGGAGCTATGGGACAGAAGTTTGATTCAGGCAGCAGAAACAGCAACTGATGGGAGAGTCAAATCATATCGTATCCACAATGTTTTACGAGAGATTGTCATTTCAAAGTCCAAAGAGCAAAATTTTGCAGCAATGGAGAAAGAGAAAGATATAGTGTGGCCAGAAAAAGTTCGAAGACTATCAATAGTTAACTCGGTGCAGAATGTACAAACGAAGAGGACTCCATCCACACTTCGCTCTTTACTCATCTTTGGGGTAGAAGGTTCACTTTCTGACTTTTCCATACCAAAATTATTTCCTATAGGTCTTCAGTTGCTTACTGTATTAGACTTGCAAGGTGCACATATAGAGGTCTTTCCAAAAGAGGTTGTCAAGCTGGTTCTTCTCAGGTTTCTTAGCCTGAGGAGTAGCAAGGTGAAACAAATTCCAACCTCCATCAAGAAGCTAAGATACTTACAGACTCTGGACCTTAAACACTCCCATGTCGTTGAATTGCCAGCTGAGATTTTGAATCTCAAGCAACTTCGCCATCTCCTGGTATATCGTTATGAAGTTGAGTCTTATGCACGCTTTAATTCCAAATATGGAGTTAAGGTTCCTGCAGGAATATGTGGCTTGGAAAATCTCCAAAAGCTGTGTAAAATAGAGGCAAATCAAGACAATGGTGCTTTAATGGCAGACCTTGAAAGATTGACTCAACTAAGGAGGTTAGGCATTTTAAAGTTGAGAGAAGAAGATGGACTAGCCTTATGTTTATCCATTCAAAAGATGAAAAACCTTCGCGCATTGTCTGTATCTTCAGGAGAGAAGGAAGGGACAATTGATCTGAGCCATATTTCTTGTGCTCCTGAATTTCTTCAGCGACTGTACTTGACAGGTCGTTTAGAAAACTTACCACACTGGATTTCTTCTCTTCAAAACCTGGTCCGACTGTTTCTAAAATGGAGTCGGTTGAAGGAAGATCCTGTTGTCCATCTTCAACGCTTGCCAAATTTGGTACATCTTGAACTCCTACAAGTTTATGATGGGGAAAGCTTGCATTTTGAGGCAGGAGGGTTTCCAAATCTGAAGTTACTAGGTATTGATAAATTAGAAGAACTTCAATTGGTAAAGATAGATAAGGGAGCAATGCCTTGTCTAGAAAAGCTTATTATCCAACGCTGTAAATTGTTGAAGAAGGTCCCATATGGCATTGAATTCTTAACCAGTTTGAAGTTGCTTGAATTTTTCGATATGCCAGATGAATTAATCATGCCACTACATCCAGATGATGGAGAAGATCATTGGAGAGTCGCTCATGTCCCGGCAGTTTATTATTCCTATTGGAAAGGTGGCGGTTGGGATGTCTACTCATTAGTCAATGACGGGGAGGGATTTCATCATGGTACTTCTGCCATAAGGAGGCTCGAACCTAATATACTATGGAAGGTCTAG
- the LOC112176975 gene encoding succinate dehydrogenase assembly factor 1, mitochondrial isoform X1, whose amino-acid sequence MGASSGPRLSGMQRQVLSLYRGFLRAARLKSAEDRHKIESLVSNEFRHNAKNVDRKNFLYIEYLVRRGRKQLDQLKSPDTVGLSALNLHKISLLDEEIMS is encoded by the exons ATGGGAGCCTCCAGTGGGCCAAGGCTTTCCGGAATGCAGAGACAAGTACTTAGTCTATACAGAGGGTTCTTGCGGGCAGCTCGTTTAAAATCTGCTGAAGATCGACACAAGATTGAGTCACTTGTGTCAAATGAGTTCCGCCACAATGCCAAGAATGTAGACCGCAAGAATTTTCTTTACATTGAGTACTTGGTTCGCCGTGGAAGGAAACAGCTTGATCAGCTCAAGAGCCCTGATACTGTTGGATTATCAGCTCTGAAT CTTCACAAAATCAGTCTACTGGATGAGGAGATAATGAGTTGA
- the LOC112176975 gene encoding succinate dehydrogenase assembly factor 1, mitochondrial isoform X2 encodes MGASSGPRLSGMQRQVLSLYRGFLRAARLKSAEDRHKIESLVSNEFRHNAKNVDRKNFLYIEYLVRRGRKQLDQLKSPDTVGLSALNVSRFPQTKHPTY; translated from the coding sequence ATGGGAGCCTCCAGTGGGCCAAGGCTTTCCGGAATGCAGAGACAAGTACTTAGTCTATACAGAGGGTTCTTGCGGGCAGCTCGTTTAAAATCTGCTGAAGATCGACACAAGATTGAGTCACTTGTGTCAAATGAGTTCCGCCACAATGCCAAGAATGTAGACCGCAAGAATTTTCTTTACATTGAGTACTTGGTTCGCCGTGGAAGGAAACAGCTTGATCAGCTCAAGAGCCCTGATACTGTTGGATTATCAGCTCTGAATGTGAGTCGTTTCCCACAAACAAAACATCCTACTTATTGA